In one window of Synchiropus splendidus isolate RoL2022-P1 chromosome 15, RoL_Sspl_1.0, whole genome shotgun sequence DNA:
- the zgc:153896 gene encoding ectonucleotide pyrophosphatase/phosphodiesterase family member 7 isoform X1 — protein sequence METRSCCELRRMSGVRKERSCDEAAAAALHSAGVHLRWDYDQDVDTPNFDQLVLDGVKAKYITPPMLTMTSPSHFTTITGRWVEDHEVVHNMMFNAKTNLKLPHKLTLKKSEWWNRGPLPLWITAQNQGLKTASFHYPGGAANYSGQAVNRAVVESYGHPDDNETEWQQNIDEVMGWFSQEDFDLVTLYYGEPDNVGHNSGPDTSERKRIIQQIDRLVGYLREAMSRHGLTDSLNVIITSDHGMTTVKKRPQVEEIVLNKYLDLLRLASFEILDYGGFGILTPRPGKEQQVFDLLSQAPNLTVYKKSELPESFHLAKSQRLPPIVLMADLGFNLNSRFIVYVNKGDHGYHSGEMDMKAIFRAFGPDFKKNYVSEPFDSIHIYPLMCRLLRIEAAPHNGSLAATETMLRGGSQTGTVSLLLLLFTIALS from the exons ATGGAGACCAGATCATGCTGTGAGCTCCGACGGATGTCTGGTGTCAGGAAAGAAAGAAG CTGCGATgaggctgccgctgctgctctgCACTCTGCTGGTGTCCACCTCAG GTGGGACTACGACCAGGACGTGGACACCCCGAACTTTGACCAGCTGGTTCTGGACGGAGTCAAGGCCAAGTACATCACACCGCCAATGCTGACCATGACCTCGCCATCCCACTTCACGACCATCACAG GTCGGTGGGTGGAAGATCATGAGGTCGTCCATAACATGATGTTCAACGCCAAAACGAACCTGAAGCTTCCACACAAACTGACGCTAAAGAAGTCAGAGTGGTGGAACAGGGGGCCGCTGCCGCTCTGGATCACAGCCCAGAACCAG GGTCTGAAGACTGCCTCCTTCCACTACCCGGGAGGAGCCGCCAACTACAGCGGGCAGGCGGTCAACCGAGCCGTGGTGGAGTCGTACGGTCACCCGGACGACAACGAGACAGAGTGGCAGCAGAACATTGACGAGGTGATGGGATGGTTCTCGCAGGAAGACTTCGACCTGGTGACGCTCTACTACGGCGAGCCCGACAACGTGGGCCACAACAGCGGTCCGGACAcatcagagaggaagaggatcaTCCAGCAAATCGACCGCTTGGTTGGCTACCTGAGGGAGGCCATGAGCCGCCACGGCCTGACGGACAGCCTGAACGTGATCATCACCTCGGATCACGGCATGACCACCGTCAAGAAACGCccccaggtggaggagatcGTACTGAACAAGTACCTCGATCTCCTGAGGCTGGCTAGCTTTGAGATCTTGGACTACGGCGGGTTTGGCATCCTGACACCAAGGCCGGGGAAGGAGCAGCAGGTGTTCGACCTGCTCTCACAGGCACCCAATCTGACCGTTTACAAGAAGAGTGAGCTTCCTGAGAGCTTCCACCTGGCGAAGAGCCAGCGGCTGCCCCCCATCGTCCTCATGGCAGACTTGGGCTTCAACCTGAACTCG AGGTTCATCGTCTACGTCAACAAAGGAGACCACGGCTACCACAGCGGAGAGATGGACATGAAGGCCATCTTCAGAGCCTTCGGCCCCGACTTCAAGAAGAACTACGTGTCGGAGCCGTTCGACAGCATCCACATCTACCCGCTGATGTGCCGACTGCTGCGGATCGAGGCAGCGCCGCACAACGGCTCTCTGGCGGCAACTGAGACCATGCTGCGAG GAGGATCGCAGACTGGGACAGTgtcgctgctgctcctgctcttcACCATCGCCTTGTCGTAG
- the zgc:153896 gene encoding ectonucleotide pyrophosphatase/phosphodiesterase family member 7 isoform X2, giving the protein MRLPLLLCTLLVSTSGLPTRMDQRNKLLLISFDGFRWDYDQDVDTPNFDQLVLDGVKAKYITPPMLTMTSPSHFTTITGRWVEDHEVVHNMMFNAKTNLKLPHKLTLKKSEWWNRGPLPLWITAQNQGLKTASFHYPGGAANYSGQAVNRAVVESYGHPDDNETEWQQNIDEVMGWFSQEDFDLVTLYYGEPDNVGHNSGPDTSERKRIIQQIDRLVGYLREAMSRHGLTDSLNVIITSDHGMTTVKKRPQVEEIVLNKYLDLLRLASFEILDYGGFGILTPRPGKEQQVFDLLSQAPNLTVYKKSELPESFHLAKSQRLPPIVLMADLGFNLNSRFIVYVNKGDHGYHSGEMDMKAIFRAFGPDFKKNYVSEPFDSIHIYPLMCRLLRIEAAPHNGSLAATETMLRGGSQTGTVSLLLLLFTIALS; this is encoded by the exons ATgaggctgccgctgctgctctgCACTCTGCTGGTGTCCACCTCAGGTCTGCCCACCAGGATGGACCAGAGGAACAAGCTGCTCCTGATCTCCTTTGATGGCTTCAGGTGGGACTACGACCAGGACGTGGACACCCCGAACTTTGACCAGCTGGTTCTGGACGGAGTCAAGGCCAAGTACATCACACCGCCAATGCTGACCATGACCTCGCCATCCCACTTCACGACCATCACAG GTCGGTGGGTGGAAGATCATGAGGTCGTCCATAACATGATGTTCAACGCCAAAACGAACCTGAAGCTTCCACACAAACTGACGCTAAAGAAGTCAGAGTGGTGGAACAGGGGGCCGCTGCCGCTCTGGATCACAGCCCAGAACCAG GGTCTGAAGACTGCCTCCTTCCACTACCCGGGAGGAGCCGCCAACTACAGCGGGCAGGCGGTCAACCGAGCCGTGGTGGAGTCGTACGGTCACCCGGACGACAACGAGACAGAGTGGCAGCAGAACATTGACGAGGTGATGGGATGGTTCTCGCAGGAAGACTTCGACCTGGTGACGCTCTACTACGGCGAGCCCGACAACGTGGGCCACAACAGCGGTCCGGACAcatcagagaggaagaggatcaTCCAGCAAATCGACCGCTTGGTTGGCTACCTGAGGGAGGCCATGAGCCGCCACGGCCTGACGGACAGCCTGAACGTGATCATCACCTCGGATCACGGCATGACCACCGTCAAGAAACGCccccaggtggaggagatcGTACTGAACAAGTACCTCGATCTCCTGAGGCTGGCTAGCTTTGAGATCTTGGACTACGGCGGGTTTGGCATCCTGACACCAAGGCCGGGGAAGGAGCAGCAGGTGTTCGACCTGCTCTCACAGGCACCCAATCTGACCGTTTACAAGAAGAGTGAGCTTCCTGAGAGCTTCCACCTGGCGAAGAGCCAGCGGCTGCCCCCCATCGTCCTCATGGCAGACTTGGGCTTCAACCTGAACTCG AGGTTCATCGTCTACGTCAACAAAGGAGACCACGGCTACCACAGCGGAGAGATGGACATGAAGGCCATCTTCAGAGCCTTCGGCCCCGACTTCAAGAAGAACTACGTGTCGGAGCCGTTCGACAGCATCCACATCTACCCGCTGATGTGCCGACTGCTGCGGATCGAGGCAGCGCCGCACAACGGCTCTCTGGCGGCAACTGAGACCATGCTGCGAG GAGGATCGCAGACTGGGACAGTgtcgctgctgctcctgctcttcACCATCGCCTTGTCGTAG
- the mrps12 gene encoding 28S ribosomal protein S12, mitochondrial-like — protein sequence MSLWSLRPMLTSLISASQLIPAWTRPVLSRTMATLNQMHRMGKPKPQHKTLGATFGRPQLKAVVLKTMIRKPKKPNSANRKCARVRLSNGKEAVVFIPGEGHNLQEHNVVLVQGGRTQDLPGVKLTVVRGKYDCAHVVKKKR from the exons ATGTCGCTGTGGAGTCTCAGACCGATGCTGACGTCTCTGATCTCAG CCTCCCAGCTCATTCCTGCCTGGACCAGACCCGTCCTCTCCAGAACCATGGCTACCCTCAACCAGATGCACCGCATGGGCAAACCCAAACCCCAACACAAGACCTTGGGGGCCACCTTTGGCCGGCCGCAGCTGAAAGCCGTCGTACTGAAGACTATGATCCGGAAACCCAAGAAGCCAAACTCGGCCAACAGGAAGTGCGCTCGCGTGCGTCTGTCCAACGGGAAGGAGGCGGTGGTCTTCATCCCCGGGGAGGGTCACAACCTGCAAGAACACAATGTGGTGCTGGTCCAGGGAGGCCGGACTCAGGACCTGCCTGGGGTCAAGCTCACCGTTGTGCGAGGGAAATACGACTGTGCACATGTGGTGAAGAAGAAACGGTGA
- the LOC128771820 gene encoding zinc finger protein OZF-like: protein MNAVASRGDLRQPTEGDGRLRSFPSPDVVRRAGEEMFPESRTQSGPEEPALEPTLLQSKRRHVCAVCHREFTCPSRLADHMWCHTGHKLHCCALCGKRFTKKINLTVHQRVHTGEKPFSCPDCGVSYAQLSCLRRHRLSHAPQKPFQCSVCGRGFVQRRSLVQHQRTHTGERPYACTLCPKRFASRSGLIDHQNTHSEESTLVCGLCQKVFTTPSSLRDHLRLHTGQKLHPCLLCSKSFNRPGLLKKHLLTHPQYRPEGGSPQVGDGQRKEETPPPVKKHSCHVCGKVYSRATYLRDHLKNHDGEKVHFCWLCEKSFSSSNNLRAHQKTHLADKPFPCSLCPKSFLRSSQLQNHLRTHERDEQVKEPAEEPPQDVQIHDDASDQVADLSLTGRGRSLQSRRGGGDRAERGH from the exons ATGAACGCTGTCGCCAGCAGGGGCGACCTTCGTCAGCCTACTGAAGGTGATGGACGTCTGAGGAGCTTTCCTTCCCCGGATGTTGTCCGtagagcaggagaggaaatgtTCCCGGAGAGCAGGACCCAATCAGGCCCAGAAGAACCGGCGCTGGAGCCGACCCTGCTGCAGTCCAAACGGCGTCACGTCTGCGCTGTGTGTCACAGAGAGTTCACGTGTCCATCGCGCCTGGCCGACCACATGTGGTGTCACACGGGCCACAAGCTGCACTGCTGCGCTCTGTGTGGCAAACGCTTCACCAAGAAGATCAACCTGACGGTCCACCAGCGGGTGCACACGGGCGAGAAGCCCTTTTCCTGCCCCGACTGCGGCGTCAGCTATGCCCAGCTCAGCTGTCTGCGCAGACACCGGCTCAGCCACGCCCCGCAGAAGCCCTTCCAGTGCTCCGTGTGCGGCCGTGGCTTTGTCCAGCGCCGCTCGCTGGTGCAGCACCAGAGGACGCACACGGGCGAGCGACCGTACGCTTGCACCCTCTGCCCTAAACGCTTCGCCTCCCGCTCCGGGCTCATCGACCACCAGAACACGCACTCGGAGGAGAGCACGCTGGTCTGCGGCCTCTGTCAGAAGGTCTTCACCACGCCGTCGTCGCTGCGAGACCACCTGAGGCTGCACACAGGCCAGAAGCTGCATCCTTGTCTGCTCTGCTCCAAGAGCTTCAACCGACCTGGGCTGCTCAAGAAGCACCTGCTCACTCACCCCCAGTACCGGCCTGAGGGGGGTTCACCGCAG GTGGGCGATGGACAAAGGAAAGAGGAAA CACCCCCACCTGTCAAGAAGCACAGCTGCCACGTCTGTGGGAAGGTCTACTCCAGAGCCACCTACCTGCGAGACCACCTGAAGAACCACGACGGGGAGAAGGTTCACTTCTGCTGGCTGTGTGAAAAGTCCTTCAGCAGCTCCAACAACCTGCGGGCCCACCAGAAGACCCACCTGGCGGACAAGCCCTTCCCCTGCAGCCTCTGTCCCAAGAGCTTCCTGCGCTCCAGTCAACTCCAAAACCACCTGAGGACCCATGAGAGGGATGAGCAGGTCAAGGAGCCGGCTGAGGAGCCTCCACAG GACGTGCAGATTCACGACGACGCTTCAGACCAGGTAGCTGATCTGTCTCTGACGGGAAGAGGGAGATCACTTCAGAGCCGACGAGGAGGAGGTGACAGAGCTGAACGGGGACATTGA